A DNA window from Methylobacterium sp. NMS14P contains the following coding sequences:
- the acnA gene encoding aconitate hydratase AcnA, whose protein sequence is MPSLDSFKARQTLQAGGKTYTYYSIPAAEKSGLASAAALPFSMKVILENLLRYEDDRSVRKADIEAAVGWLEQKGKAEVEIAFRPSRVLMQDFTGVPAVVDLAAMRDAMVALGGDPQKINPLVPVDLVIDHSVIVDEFGTPKALADNVALEYERNGERYTFLKWGQSAFDNFSVVPPGTGICHQVNLEYLSQTVWTKSEDGSDVAYPDSLVGTDSHTTMVNGMAVLGWGVGGIEAEAAMLGQPLSMLIPEVVGFKLSGKLPEGTTATDLVLTVTQMLRKKGVVGKFVEFYGPGLDDMAVADRATISNMAPEYGATCGFFPVDQKTIDFLKVTGRSDDRIALVEAYAKAQGMWRDAGTPDPVFTDTLELDMGEVRPSLAGPKRPQDRVLLDGAKPGFAASMETEFKKAADLARRYPVEGTNFDIGHGDVVIAAITSCTNTSNPSVMIGAGLLARNAVAKGLRSKPWVKTSLAPGSQVVGEYLEKSGLQEPLDALGFNLVGFGCTTCIGNSGPLPEAISKAINDNDVVAAAVLSGNRNFEGRVNPDVRANYLASPPLVVAYALAGSLQIDITTEPLGQGSDGKPVYLKDIWPTSAEVQQFIEENITSALFKSRYADVFGGDQNWKDVEVTEAETFAWNPGSTYVQNPPYFVGMEKTPKPVEDIEGARILGLFLDSITTDHISPAGNIRAASPAGEYLQSHQVRVQDFNQYGTRRGNHEVMMRGTFANIRIKNQMVKDASGGVVEGGWTHFQPSGEKMFIYDAAMKYAEAGTPLVIFAGKEYGTGSSRDWAAKGTKLLGVRAVVAESFERIHRSNLVGMGVVPLVFQGDTSWQSLGLKGDETVTIKGLAGELKPRQTLTAEIKSADGSVKQVPLTCRIDTLDELEYFRNGGILPYVLRSLAA, encoded by the coding sequence GTGCCCTCACTCGACAGCTTCAAGGCCCGCCAGACGCTTCAAGCCGGCGGCAAGACCTACACCTACTATTCCATCCCCGCGGCCGAGAAGAGCGGCCTCGCCTCGGCGGCCGCGCTGCCCTTCTCCATGAAGGTGATCCTCGAGAACCTGCTGCGCTACGAGGACGACCGCTCCGTCCGCAAGGCCGATATCGAGGCCGCCGTCGGCTGGCTCGAGCAGAAGGGCAAGGCCGAGGTCGAGATCGCGTTCCGCCCGTCGCGCGTGCTGATGCAGGACTTCACCGGCGTGCCGGCGGTGGTCGACCTCGCGGCGATGCGCGACGCCATGGTGGCGCTCGGCGGCGACCCGCAGAAGATCAACCCGCTGGTGCCGGTCGATCTCGTCATCGACCACTCGGTGATCGTCGACGAGTTCGGCACCCCGAAGGCGCTGGCCGACAACGTCGCCCTGGAATACGAGCGCAACGGCGAGCGCTACACCTTCCTGAAGTGGGGCCAGTCGGCCTTCGACAACTTCTCGGTGGTGCCTCCGGGCACCGGCATCTGCCACCAGGTGAACCTGGAATACCTGTCGCAGACCGTGTGGACGAAGTCCGAGGACGGCTCCGACGTGGCCTACCCGGATTCGCTGGTCGGCACCGATTCGCACACCACCATGGTCAACGGCATGGCGGTGCTGGGCTGGGGCGTCGGCGGCATCGAGGCCGAGGCGGCCATGCTCGGCCAGCCGCTGTCGATGCTGATCCCCGAGGTCGTGGGCTTCAAGCTGTCGGGCAAGCTGCCCGAGGGCACCACCGCCACCGACCTCGTGCTCACCGTCACCCAGATGCTGCGCAAGAAGGGCGTGGTCGGCAAGTTCGTGGAGTTCTACGGCCCCGGCCTCGACGACATGGCGGTCGCCGACCGGGCCACGATCTCCAACATGGCCCCCGAGTACGGCGCGACCTGCGGGTTCTTCCCGGTCGACCAGAAGACCATCGACTTCCTGAAGGTCACCGGCCGCTCGGACGACCGGATCGCCCTGGTCGAGGCCTACGCGAAGGCGCAGGGCATGTGGCGCGACGCCGGCACGCCCGACCCGGTCTTCACCGACACGCTGGAGCTCGACATGGGCGAGGTCCGGCCGTCGCTGGCCGGCCCGAAGCGCCCGCAGGACCGGGTGCTCCTCGACGGTGCCAAGCCCGGCTTCGCCGCCTCGATGGAGACCGAGTTCAAGAAGGCCGCCGACCTCGCCCGCCGCTACCCCGTCGAGGGCACGAACTTCGACATCGGGCACGGCGACGTGGTGATCGCCGCGATCACGAGCTGCACCAACACGTCGAACCCCTCGGTGATGATCGGCGCGGGCCTGCTCGCCCGCAACGCCGTCGCCAAGGGCCTGCGCTCCAAGCCGTGGGTGAAGACCTCCCTGGCGCCCGGATCGCAGGTGGTCGGCGAGTACCTGGAGAAGTCCGGCCTGCAGGAGCCGCTCGACGCGCTCGGCTTCAACCTCGTGGGCTTCGGCTGCACCACCTGCATCGGCAATTCCGGCCCGCTGCCGGAGGCGATCTCGAAGGCGATCAACGACAACGACGTCGTCGCCGCGGCGGTGCTCTCGGGCAACCGCAACTTCGAGGGCCGGGTGAACCCCGACGTGCGGGCGAATTACCTCGCCTCGCCGCCGCTGGTGGTCGCCTACGCGCTGGCCGGCTCGCTCCAGATCGACATCACCACGGAGCCGCTGGGCCAGGGATCCGACGGCAAGCCCGTCTACCTGAAGGACATCTGGCCGACCTCGGCCGAGGTGCAGCAGTTCATCGAGGAGAACATCACCTCGGCGCTGTTCAAGTCGCGCTACGCCGACGTGTTCGGCGGCGACCAGAACTGGAAAGACGTCGAGGTCACCGAGGCCGAGACCTTCGCGTGGAACCCGGGCTCCACCTACGTGCAGAACCCGCCCTACTTCGTCGGCATGGAGAAGACGCCGAAGCCGGTCGAGGACATCGAGGGCGCGCGCATCCTCGGCCTCTTCCTCGACTCGATCACCACCGACCACATCTCGCCAGCGGGCAACATCCGCGCGGCGTCGCCGGCCGGCGAGTACCTGCAGTCGCACCAGGTGCGCGTGCAGGACTTCAACCAGTACGGCACAAGGCGCGGCAACCACGAGGTGATGATGCGGGGCACCTTCGCCAACATCCGCATCAAGAACCAGATGGTGAAGGACGCCTCCGGCGGCGTGGTCGAGGGCGGGTGGACGCACTTCCAGCCGTCCGGCGAGAAGATGTTCATCTACGACGCGGCGATGAAGTACGCGGAAGCCGGCACCCCGCTCGTCATCTTCGCCGGCAAGGAGTACGGCACCGGCTCGTCGCGCGACTGGGCCGCGAAGGGCACGAAGCTGCTCGGCGTCCGCGCCGTGGTGGCCGAGAGCTTCGAGCGCATCCACCGCTCGAACCTCGTCGGCATGGGCGTGGTGCCGCTGGTCTTCCAGGGCGACACGAGCTGGCAGTCCCTGGGCCTGAAGGGTGACGAGACCGTCACCATCAAGGGCCTCGCGGGCGAGCTGAAGCCCCGCCAGACGCTGACCGCGGAGATCAAGTCCGCCGACGGCTCGGTGAAGCAGGTCCCGCTGACCTGCCGGATCGATACGCTCGACGAGCTCGAGTACTTCCGCAACGGCGGCATCCTGCCCTACGTGCTGCGCTCGCTCGCGGCGTGA
- a CDS encoding MFS transporter: MSGPKGLQQDGRRGISSEDVAAISAAVTCVTVVGIGLSLSIPLLSIEMERRGASSTLIGLNTAVAGIASICTVPFVPRLAARIGVAPLLGLALLVGAISLALFPLLPGIALWFPLRFVFSATLGALFVLSEYWINAAAPPERRGLVMGIYATVLAAGFAVGPLLLALVGTEGLAPYATGAALMLAGGLPIALARGLSPTIEPGSGRGILGYVRLAPGALAAALAYGAVETGIFAILPLYGLRLGYDAQGAAGLVSLIALGNVLFQIPFGWLADRLDRGAVLLGAGLAGAAGSALIPLAAGHPAAFGLLLLVWGGIAGTLYTVGLAMLGDRTPPNDLAGANAAFVVLYNVGLMLGPPVIGGGLDLVPPNGFALALLALFLAFAGWLAATERRRARS, translated from the coding sequence GTGAGCGGTCCGAAGGGATTGCAGCAGGACGGGCGGCGCGGGATCAGTTCGGAGGATGTGGCGGCGATCTCGGCGGCCGTGACCTGCGTCACCGTCGTCGGCATCGGGTTGAGCCTGTCGATCCCGCTCCTCTCGATCGAGATGGAGCGGCGCGGCGCGTCGAGCACGCTGATCGGACTCAACACCGCGGTGGCGGGCATCGCCAGCATCTGCACGGTGCCGTTCGTGCCGCGCCTCGCCGCGCGGATCGGCGTCGCGCCGCTGCTCGGACTGGCGCTCCTCGTCGGGGCTATCAGCCTCGCGCTGTTCCCGCTGCTGCCGGGCATCGCCCTGTGGTTCCCCCTGCGCTTCGTGTTCTCGGCGACGCTCGGGGCGCTGTTCGTCCTCTCCGAGTACTGGATCAACGCCGCCGCCCCGCCGGAGCGGCGCGGCCTGGTGATGGGCATCTACGCCACCGTCCTGGCGGCGGGCTTCGCGGTCGGCCCGCTCCTGCTGGCGCTGGTCGGGACCGAGGGGCTGGCGCCCTACGCGACGGGGGCCGCCCTCATGCTGGCCGGCGGCCTGCCCATCGCCCTGGCCCGCGGGCTGTCGCCGACGATCGAGCCGGGCTCCGGCCGCGGCATCCTCGGCTACGTCCGGCTCGCCCCCGGCGCCCTGGCGGCGGCCCTGGCCTACGGGGCGGTGGAGACCGGCATCTTCGCCATCCTGCCGCTCTACGGCCTGCGCCTCGGCTACGACGCGCAAGGGGCGGCCGGCCTCGTCAGCCTGATCGCGCTGGGCAACGTGCTGTTCCAGATCCCGTTCGGCTGGCTCGCCGACCGCCTCGACCGGGGCGCGGTGCTCCTCGGCGCCGGCCTCGCGGGGGCTGCGGGCTCGGCCCTGATCCCCCTCGCGGCCGGCCATCCGGCGGCCTTCGGCCTGCTGCTCCTCGTCTGGGGCGGCATCGCCGGCACCCTCTACACGGTCGGCCTCGCGATGCTGGGCGACCGCACGCCGCCGAACGATCTCGCGGGCGCCAACGCGGCCTTCGTGGTGCTCTACAATGTCGGGCTGATGCTGGGGCCGCCGGTGATCGGCGGCGGGCTCGATCTCGTGCCGCCGAACGGGTTCGCGCTGGCGCTGCTCGCCCTGTTCCTGGCCTTCGCCGGCTGGCTCGCCGCGACGGAGCGGCGGCGCGCCCGCTCTTGA
- a CDS encoding NUDIX hydrolase — protein sequence MPEPQREPPIATAPERKPAAARLRPRDAATMIVIDRRGRGGPKVLMGRRNPNLAFMPGKFVFPGGRIELGDRHMPVAGALPDYAEAALTRQVSRPPHHLGRALALAAIRETYEETGLLLGTTEHGAPEDVPAGWEGFARHGVLPDLEALHLVARAITPPKRVRRFDTRFFTVDRRMVAAEEPGRVEADAEFTELAWVRLDAARKLDLPHITRAILDDLEAQIAADFAPYRMIPFHYERYGRRERVAL from the coding sequence TTGCCGGAGCCGCAGCGGGAGCCCCCGATCGCCACAGCTCCTGAGCGGAAGCCCGCCGCGGCGCGCCTGCGGCCGCGGGACGCCGCGACCATGATCGTAATCGACCGGCGCGGACGGGGCGGCCCGAAGGTCCTGATGGGCCGGCGCAACCCGAACCTCGCCTTCATGCCGGGCAAGTTCGTCTTCCCGGGCGGCCGGATCGAGCTCGGCGACCGCCACATGCCGGTGGCCGGGGCGCTCCCGGACTACGCCGAGGCGGCGCTGACCCGGCAGGTGTCCCGGCCCCCGCACCATCTCGGCCGGGCGCTGGCGCTCGCCGCGATCCGCGAGACCTACGAGGAGACCGGTCTGCTCCTCGGCACGACCGAGCACGGTGCGCCCGAGGACGTGCCGGCGGGCTGGGAGGGCTTCGCCCGGCACGGCGTGCTGCCCGACCTCGAGGCGCTGCACCTCGTCGCCCGCGCGATCACCCCGCCGAAGCGCGTCCGCCGCTTCGACACGCGCTTCTTCACCGTCGACCGCCGGATGGTGGCGGCCGAGGAGCCGGGGCGGGTCGAGGCCGATGCCGAGTTCACCGAACTCGCCTGGGTCCGGCTCGACGCCGCCCGCAAGCTCGATCTGCCCCACATCACCCGCGCGATCCTGGACGATCTGGAGGCGCAGATCGCCGCCGACTTCGCGCCCTACCGGATGATTCCCTTCCACTACGAGCGCTACGGGCGGCGCGAACGGGTGGCCTTGTGA
- a CDS encoding LysR family transcriptional regulator has product MIDKLDFLLALAREQHFGHAAEACGVTQQTLSAGVKQLENRFGVQLVLRGSRFQGFTPEGERVLEWARRIVADARAMHEEVTGLRRGLTGHLRIAAIPTALPMIVNLTTPYRERHPDVRLTVESATSADIFSLIENLEADAGLTYLDNEPLGRVISVPLYRERYRLVTAIGGPFEGRTSVTWAETSRLPLCLLTPNMQNRRIIDHQIREAGADPASTLESNSMIVLLTHVRTLRWASIMPEILVDALGPMAGVRTIPITAPDLEHTIGLVAPRREPSTPMVTALVAIARSLARTLDPDLAASGPA; this is encoded by the coding sequence GTGATCGACAAGCTGGACTTCCTGCTCGCGCTCGCCCGCGAGCAGCATTTCGGGCACGCCGCCGAGGCCTGCGGCGTGACCCAGCAGACCCTCTCGGCCGGCGTGAAGCAGCTGGAGAACCGCTTCGGCGTGCAGCTCGTCTTGCGCGGCTCTCGTTTCCAGGGCTTCACCCCCGAGGGCGAGCGGGTCCTGGAATGGGCGCGGCGCATCGTGGCCGACGCGCGGGCCATGCACGAGGAGGTCACCGGCCTGCGCCGCGGCCTGACCGGCCACCTGCGCATCGCCGCCATTCCCACGGCGCTGCCGATGATCGTGAACCTCACGACGCCCTACCGCGAGCGGCACCCGGACGTGCGGCTGACGGTCGAGTCGGCCACCTCCGCCGACATCTTCTCGCTGATCGAGAACCTGGAGGCGGATGCGGGCCTGACCTACCTCGACAACGAGCCCCTCGGGCGGGTGATCTCCGTTCCCCTCTACCGGGAGCGCTACCGCCTCGTGACGGCGATCGGCGGCCCTTTCGAGGGACGCACCAGCGTCACCTGGGCCGAGACCAGCAGGCTGCCCCTCTGCCTGCTCACGCCGAACATGCAGAACCGGCGGATCATCGACCATCAGATCCGGGAGGCGGGTGCGGATCCCGCCTCCACCCTCGAGTCGAACTCGATGATCGTGCTGCTGACCCATGTGCGCACCCTGCGCTGGGCCTCGATCATGCCGGAGATCCTGGTCGACGCCCTGGGCCCCATGGCCGGCGTGCGCACCATCCCGATCACCGCGCCGGACCTGGAGCACACGATCGGCCTCGTCGCCCCGCGGCGCGAGCCGTCCACGCCGATGGTGACGGCGCTCGTGGCTATCGCGCGGTCCCTGGCGCGGACGCTCGATCCGGATCTGGCCGCGTCGGGGCCCGCCTGA
- a CDS encoding OFA family MFS transporter yields MGAGVAGAIAPGGTPSLLSRERIVAKPGFNRWLVPPAALAIHLCIGMAYGLSVFWLPLTRALSVGKPAPAACPDMGVMTALFTTTCDWRVSDLVTVFSIGIVVLGLSAALFGGWLERAGPRKAGIAAALCWGGGFLIGAFGVYIHQLWLVWLGMGLIGGVGLGLGYISPVSTLIKWFPDRRGMATGMAIMGFGGGAMIGSPLADSLIKSFRTADSAGVWQTLAVMGVGYILFMLGGAFGYRVPPAGWRPDGWTSPTAKNAMIASGHVHLRDAHKTFQFWMIWLVLFLNVSAGIGVLALASPMLQEIFGGELIGLPGTGFSALDAGQKAQVAAIAAGFVGLLSLFNILGRFFWASMSDRIGRKVTYAIFFALGGLLYAAAPWAAGIGSQALFVAIFCVILSMYGGGFATVPAYLADVFGTQFVGAIHGRLLTAWSMAGIVGPFVITKIREAQVAAGVQGADLYGRTMYVLASFLAVGFLCNLLVRPLAQRWFMSDSERASLDVRAGATASGPSGSFGIGRGGFSAGAALAWAVVGIPIIWGIGITLSKAFILFR; encoded by the coding sequence ATGGGTGCTGGAGTGGCAGGCGCGATCGCGCCTGGGGGAACGCCGAGTCTGCTGTCGCGCGAGCGGATCGTCGCAAAGCCGGGCTTCAACCGGTGGCTGGTGCCACCGGCGGCCCTGGCAATCCATCTCTGCATCGGAATGGCCTACGGCCTGTCGGTGTTCTGGCTGCCGCTGACCCGGGCGCTCTCCGTGGGCAAGCCGGCGCCCGCCGCCTGTCCCGACATGGGCGTGATGACGGCCCTGTTCACCACCACCTGCGATTGGCGCGTCAGCGACCTCGTCACGGTGTTCTCCATCGGCATCGTCGTGCTCGGCCTCTCGGCCGCCCTGTTCGGCGGCTGGCTGGAGCGGGCGGGCCCGCGCAAGGCCGGCATCGCGGCGGCCCTCTGCTGGGGCGGCGGCTTCCTGATCGGCGCCTTCGGCGTCTACATCCACCAGCTGTGGCTGGTCTGGCTCGGCATGGGCCTGATCGGCGGCGTCGGGCTGGGCCTCGGCTACATCTCGCCGGTCTCGACGCTGATCAAGTGGTTCCCGGATCGCCGCGGCATGGCCACCGGCATGGCGATCATGGGCTTCGGCGGCGGCGCGATGATCGGCTCGCCCCTGGCCGACAGCCTGATCAAGAGCTTCCGGACCGCGGACTCGGCCGGCGTCTGGCAGACCCTCGCGGTGATGGGGGTGGGGTACATCCTGTTCATGTTGGGCGGCGCGTTCGGCTACCGCGTGCCGCCGGCCGGCTGGCGCCCGGACGGCTGGACCAGCCCGACCGCCAAGAACGCCATGATCGCCTCGGGGCACGTCCACCTGCGCGACGCCCACAAGACCTTCCAGTTCTGGATGATCTGGCTCGTCCTGTTCCTCAACGTGTCCGCCGGCATCGGCGTGCTGGCCCTGGCCTCGCCGATGCTCCAGGAGATCTTCGGCGGCGAGCTGATCGGCCTGCCCGGCACCGGCTTCTCGGCCCTCGACGCCGGCCAGAAGGCACAGGTCGCGGCCATCGCGGCCGGCTTCGTCGGCCTGCTGTCCCTGTTCAACATCCTGGGCCGGTTCTTCTGGGCCTCGATGTCGGACCGGATCGGCCGCAAGGTCACTTACGCGATCTTCTTCGCGCTGGGCGGCCTCCTGTACGCGGCGGCGCCCTGGGCCGCCGGCATCGGCTCGCAGGCGCTGTTCGTCGCGATCTTCTGCGTGATCCTGTCCATGTACGGCGGCGGCTTCGCGACGGTGCCGGCCTACCTCGCCGACGTGTTCGGCACGCAGTTCGTGGGCGCGATCCACGGGCGCCTGCTCACCGCGTGGTCGATGGCCGGCATCGTCGGGCCCTTCGTCATCACCAAGATCCGCGAGGCGCAGGTCGCCGCGGGCGTGCAGGGGGCCGACCTCTACGGCCGGACCATGTACGTGCTGGCGAGCTTCCTGGCGGTCGGCTTCCTCTGCAACCTGCTCGTCCGGCCCCTGGCGCAACGCTGGTTCATGTCCGATTCCGAGCGGGCCTCCCTGGACGTCCGCGCGGGCGCCACGGCCTCGGGGCCGTCCGGCTCCTTCGGGATCGGCCGCGGCGGCTTCAGCGCCGGGGCCGCCCTGGCCTGGGCGGTGGTCGGCATCCCGATCATCTGGGGCATCGGCATCACGCTGTCGAAGGCGTTCATCCTGTTCCGCTGA
- the rpmG gene encoding 50S ribosomal protein L33, with protein sequence MAKAVTVKIKLVSTADTGYFYVTKKNSRTQTEKLTMRKYDPVARKHVDFKETKIK encoded by the coding sequence ATGGCCAAGGCCGTCACCGTCAAGATCAAGCTCGTCTCCACCGCCGACACGGGCTATTTCTACGTCACCAAGAAGAACTCCCGCACGCAGACCGAGAAGCTGACGATGCGCAAGTACGACCCGGTCGCGCGCAAGCACGTCGACTTCAAGGAGACCAAGATCAAGTAA
- a CDS encoding metal ABC transporter permease, with protein MKHLSKTLVAAGLTALLSSAAFAAQVERVRGTVDKADGSTLTIKTDDGKTETVDVAGAKFAWVVPSSLDAIKDGVFIGTATKGENPMTALEVVLFPESMRGTGEGHYGWDSITDHTAGAGAKVKSAMTNGTVKAESSNAPKVKSAMTNGTVKADKAASGGERTLTVSYGKEGSKEIVVPSSAPIVAFEPADKAILTPGSKVFAVVAKDGAKAEGKLVAVGKDGLTPPM; from the coding sequence ATGAAGCACCTCAGCAAGACCCTCGTCGCCGCCGGCCTGACAGCCCTGCTGTCGAGCGCGGCCTTCGCCGCGCAGGTCGAGCGCGTCCGCGGGACCGTCGACAAGGCCGACGGCAGCACGCTCACGATCAAGACCGACGACGGCAAGACCGAGACGGTCGACGTCGCCGGCGCCAAGTTCGCCTGGGTGGTCCCGTCCAGCCTCGACGCGATCAAGGACGGCGTCTTCATCGGCACCGCCACCAAGGGCGAGAACCCGATGACCGCCCTGGAGGTCGTGCTCTTCCCCGAGTCGATGCGCGGCACGGGCGAGGGCCATTACGGCTGGGACTCGATCACCGACCACACCGCGGGCGCCGGCGCCAAGGTGAAGAGCGCGATGACCAACGGCACCGTGAAGGCCGAGTCGTCGAACGCCCCGAAGGTCAAGAGCGCCATGACCAACGGAACCGTCAAGGCCGACAAGGCAGCCTCGGGCGGCGAGCGCACCCTGACGGTGAGCTACGGCAAGGAGGGATCCAAGGAGATCGTGGTCCCGTCCTCGGCGCCGATCGTCGCCTTCGAGCCCGCCGACAAGGCGATCCTGACGCCCGGCTCCAAGGTCTTCGCCGTGGTCGCCAAGGACGGCGCCAAGGCCGAGGGCAAGCTCGTGGCGGTCGGCAAGGACGGCCTGACCCCGCCCATGTGA
- the rnr gene encoding ribonuclease R: MARRTTAPAAEPAAPQPVPTREQILAFVAESKERVGKREIAKAFGIKGAAKIDLKRVLKEIEEDGALDRGRGGLAPAGHLPPVVLADIRSRDRHGDFLAIPVEWTGTGKPPAIVLTQPRGPRKGNRPAPGIGDRALVRVERDAEGGYSGRVVKVIGKNKAEIIGVYREGAQGGRIVPVEKRSQGREILIPPGEEGQARDGDLVSVSLERETRFGLPRGRVRERLGSLGSEKAVSLIALHLHNIPHVFADATLVEADSVKPATLKGREDWRDRLLLTIDPPDAKDHDDAVMAEADPDPANPGGFILTVAIADVAAYVRPGSSLDREALERGNSVYFPDRVVPMLPERISNDLCSLREGEDRPALAVRMVIAADGEKRRHGFHRVMMRSRAKLAYAQAQAAIDGRPDDTTGPLLETALRPLWTAYAALRAARDRRGPLALDLPERKVLLSPEGAVDRVIVPERLDAHRLIEEFMIQANVAAAETLEQARQPLIYRVHDEPALEKMRALGEVLASVGIKLPKEGALRPALFNRILATAAETEHGVFLNEVILRSQAQAVYAPENLGHFGLNLRRYAHFTSPIRRYADLIVHRALITACRLGSDGLAGDVSLGELAQIGEQISAAERRAMAAERETIDRLIAHHLADQVGATFAGQIAGVTRAGLFIKLDETGADGFVPVSQLGADYFRHEEGRHALVGERTGETFRLGDRVEVRLVEAAPVAGALRFELLSEGRTRSGARSAGSGKKSGARPFKAAPPGRPAGIRNTGSRHRGSRR; encoded by the coding sequence TTGGCACGACGCACCACCGCCCCGGCGGCCGAGCCCGCCGCTCCGCAGCCCGTCCCCACCCGCGAGCAGATCCTCGCCTTCGTGGCCGAGTCGAAGGAGCGCGTCGGCAAGCGGGAGATCGCCAAAGCTTTCGGCATCAAGGGGGCCGCCAAGATCGACCTGAAGCGCGTCCTCAAGGAGATCGAGGAGGACGGCGCCCTCGACCGCGGCCGCGGCGGCCTCGCCCCGGCGGGCCATCTGCCGCCGGTCGTGCTGGCCGACATCCGATCCCGCGACCGCCACGGCGATTTCCTGGCGATCCCGGTGGAGTGGACCGGAACCGGCAAGCCGCCCGCCATCGTGCTGACCCAGCCGCGCGGCCCCCGCAAGGGCAACCGCCCGGCCCCGGGCATCGGCGACCGCGCCCTGGTCCGGGTCGAGCGCGACGCGGAGGGCGGCTACAGCGGCCGGGTCGTCAAGGTCATCGGGAAGAACAAGGCCGAGATCATCGGCGTCTACCGGGAAGGCGCGCAGGGCGGCCGGATCGTCCCGGTGGAGAAACGCTCGCAGGGCCGCGAGATCCTGATCCCGCCGGGGGAGGAGGGACAGGCCCGCGACGGCGACCTCGTCAGCGTCTCGCTGGAGCGCGAGACCCGCTTCGGCCTGCCGCGGGGCCGCGTCCGGGAGCGGCTGGGCTCGCTCGGCTCCGAGAAGGCGGTGAGCCTGATCGCGCTGCACCTGCACAACATCCCGCACGTCTTCGCCGACGCGACCCTGGTGGAGGCCGATTCCGTTAAGCCTGCCACCCTGAAGGGCCGCGAGGACTGGCGCGACCGGCTGCTCCTGACCATCGACCCGCCGGACGCCAAGGACCACGACGACGCCGTCATGGCCGAGGCCGATCCCGACCCGGCCAATCCCGGCGGCTTCATCCTCACCGTCGCCATCGCGGACGTGGCCGCCTATGTCCGGCCGGGCTCCAGCCTCGACCGCGAGGCGCTGGAGCGGGGCAACTCGGTCTACTTTCCCGACCGGGTCGTGCCGATGCTGCCCGAGCGGATCTCGAACGACCTCTGCTCGCTCCGCGAGGGCGAGGACCGGCCGGCGCTGGCGGTGCGGATGGTCATCGCCGCCGACGGCGAGAAGCGCCGCCACGGCTTCCACCGGGTGATGATGCGCTCCCGCGCCAAGCTCGCCTACGCGCAGGCGCAGGCCGCCATCGACGGGCGGCCGGACGACACGACCGGGCCGCTGCTGGAGACGGCGCTCCGCCCCCTCTGGACCGCCTACGCGGCCCTGCGCGCGGCCCGCGACCGCCGGGGGCCGCTGGCCCTCGACCTGCCCGAGCGCAAGGTCCTCCTGAGCCCGGAGGGCGCGGTCGACCGGGTGATCGTGCCGGAACGCCTCGACGCCCACCGGCTCATCGAGGAGTTCATGATCCAGGCGAACGTCGCCGCCGCCGAGACCCTGGAGCAGGCGCGTCAGCCGCTGATCTACCGCGTCCACGACGAGCCCGCCCTGGAGAAGATGCGGGCGCTGGGCGAGGTCCTGGCCTCGGTGGGCATCAAGCTGCCCAAGGAAGGGGCGCTGCGCCCCGCCCTGTTCAACCGGATCCTCGCCACCGCGGCCGAGACCGAGCACGGCGTCTTCCTCAACGAGGTGATCCTGCGCAGCCAGGCCCAGGCGGTCTACGCCCCCGAGAATCTCGGGCATTTCGGCCTGAACCTGCGCCGCTACGCGCACTTCACCTCGCCGATCCGGCGCTACGCCGACCTGATCGTGCACCGGGCGCTGATCACCGCCTGCCGGCTCGGCTCGGACGGGCTCGCGGGCGACGTCTCCCTCGGCGAGCTGGCGCAGATCGGCGAGCAGATCTCGGCGGCCGAGCGCCGCGCCATGGCGGCCGAGCGCGAGACCATCGACCGGCTGATCGCCCACCACCTCGCCGACCAGGTCGGCGCCACCTTCGCGGGCCAGATCGCCGGCGTGACCCGGGCCGGCCTGTTCATCAAGCTCGACGAGACCGGCGCGGACGGCTTCGTGCCGGTCTCGCAGCTCGGCGCCGACTATTTCCGCCACGAGGAGGGCCGGCACGCCCTGGTGGGCGAGCGCACCGGGGAGACGTTCCGCCTCGGCGACCGGGTCGAAGTGCGGCTCGTGGAGGCCGCGCCGGTGGCCGGGGCGCTGCGCTTCGAGCTGCTCAGCGAGGGCCGGACCCGTTCCGGGGCCCGCAGCGCCGGGTCGGGTAAGAAGTCCGGCGCGCGGCCCTTCAAGGCCGCGCCGCCCGGCCGCCCCGCCGGCATCCGCAACACCGGGTCGCGCCACCGCGGCTCGCGCCGCTGA
- a CDS encoding DUF983 domain-containing protein, whose product MAADAIPERTRLIPAMARGFIGRCPHCGEGRIFGRFLKVRPECDVCGLELHHHRADDLPPYVVIFIVAHIVGYLILETESAYDVPLWVEMGVWPVFTLVFALALLQPVKGAVVGLQYALGMHGFATLPRSRPAPGLEETRLAGAAAGAPDRHSS is encoded by the coding sequence ATGGCCGCCGACGCGATTCCCGAGCGCACCCGCCTGATTCCTGCGATGGCCCGGGGCTTCATCGGCCGCTGCCCGCATTGCGGCGAGGGGCGGATCTTCGGCCGCTTCCTCAAGGTGCGGCCGGAATGCGACGTCTGCGGCCTGGAGCTGCACCATCACCGGGCCGACGACCTGCCGCCCTACGTGGTGATCTTCATCGTCGCCCACATCGTCGGCTACCTGATCCTGGAGACCGAGAGCGCCTACGACGTGCCGCTCTGGGTCGAGATGGGCGTGTGGCCGGTCTTCACCCTCGTCTTCGCGCTGGCCCTGCTCCAGCCCGTGAAGGGCGCCGTCGTCGGGCTGCAATACGCCCTTGGCATGCACGGCTTCGCCACGCTACCGCGGAGCCGCCCCGCCCCGGGGCTTGAGGAGACGCGCCTTGCCGGAGCCGCAGCGGGAGCCCCCGATCGCCACAGCTCCTGA